A single Anatilimnocola floriformis DNA region contains:
- a CDS encoding DUF1553 domain-containing protein, which yields MRLLAFQLWPVCLLSFAACLARGEETAIKELRADRPQVVLQGAEANWQLLVEGIGADKLMRDATHGVEYLAADPHVATVSATGMITAKRDGTTTIEISAGGVKTSVAVTVSGTQEPRQLNFENDIVPILGKFACNASGCHGKAEGQNGFKLSVFGFDPPADYRALTQESRGRRVFPAAPERSLLLRKASGSAPHGGGVRITTDRPEYETLRRWIGEGLPLGSKDDPTVAKIELTPHERTFGLGQTQQLRVVATMSDDRQIDVTRLARFQSNHDALAAVTEEGLVTAGQTPGVVAVMASYMGQVDVLHVIVPRPEAIADYPEIAEHNFIDGPVYRRLKQLNIIPADLCSDADFLRRAQIDLIGTLPTAEEARRFLNDARPNKREALVDELLQRPEFATYWALKWADLLRVDRQALGHKAAYDEYRWIRTALAASMPLDQFARAVVTAEGPLSENPQGYLFKAVPQPGPAASAVSQVFLGVRIECAQCHHHPYDRWSQTDYFGMTAYFAQLQNKKSPFGEILVAAGDPQTKHPRTGEVVTAHPLGQPMPEKNVAGDRRVELAAWMTSPDNPFFARNLANRLWAHMLGRGLVEPVDDVRATNPPSNPELLTALAKHLTEQKYDLRAALKSIAMSRTYQQSTATNPTNLRDEQNYSRALLKRMDAEVLLDALCQATGVAERYEGTPPNTRAIELWDSQVDHYFLKLFGRPVRVTACECERVSEPSVSQVLHLLNSQRVQEKLAHEGGLIARLAQQQPADDRLTEELYLTIFCRLPTNTETQTAVEYLRSARPVPGKTPLDARRTAAEDLAWTMLNSLEFVFNH from the coding sequence ATGCGATTGCTTGCATTTCAGCTCTGGCCAGTTTGCCTCCTTTCTTTCGCTGCCTGTCTGGCGCGAGGGGAAGAGACTGCTATCAAGGAACTGCGCGCTGATCGGCCACAAGTTGTTCTGCAAGGTGCGGAAGCCAACTGGCAATTGTTGGTCGAAGGGATCGGCGCAGATAAGTTGATGCGCGATGCGACGCACGGCGTGGAATATCTCGCTGCCGATCCGCACGTTGCGACTGTTAGCGCGACAGGCATGATCACCGCCAAGCGAGACGGCACGACCACGATCGAAATCAGTGCGGGTGGCGTGAAGACTTCGGTCGCAGTTACTGTGAGCGGCACGCAAGAGCCGCGGCAGTTGAACTTCGAAAACGACATCGTGCCGATTCTGGGCAAGTTTGCTTGCAACGCCTCGGGCTGCCACGGCAAAGCCGAAGGGCAGAACGGCTTTAAGTTGTCGGTGTTTGGTTTTGATCCACCAGCCGATTATCGCGCGCTGACGCAGGAATCGCGCGGCCGCCGAGTCTTTCCCGCTGCTCCCGAACGGAGCTTGCTCCTTCGCAAAGCGAGCGGCAGCGCTCCTCACGGCGGCGGCGTGCGGATCACAACCGATCGGCCTGAATACGAAACGCTCCGCCGCTGGATCGGCGAAGGTCTGCCGCTCGGTTCCAAGGACGATCCGACAGTCGCGAAAATCGAACTCACGCCCCACGAGCGAACCTTCGGCCTAGGCCAGACGCAACAACTGCGTGTCGTTGCCACCATGAGCGACGACCGGCAGATCGACGTTACTCGGCTGGCCCGATTTCAATCCAATCACGACGCACTCGCCGCAGTCACCGAAGAGGGCCTGGTCACTGCCGGTCAAACGCCGGGCGTGGTCGCGGTCATGGCGAGCTACATGGGCCAGGTCGACGTGCTGCACGTGATCGTGCCTCGGCCAGAGGCGATCGCCGATTATCCGGAGATCGCCGAGCACAACTTTATCGATGGCCCGGTCTATCGTCGGTTGAAGCAACTCAACATTATTCCTGCAGATCTTTGCAGCGATGCTGACTTTCTCCGCCGCGCGCAGATCGACCTCATCGGGACATTGCCAACCGCGGAAGAAGCCCGCCGCTTTTTGAATGACGCTCGGCCGAACAAACGAGAAGCCCTCGTCGATGAATTGCTGCAGCGGCCCGAGTTCGCTACTTATTGGGCGCTGAAGTGGGCCGATTTGCTACGCGTCGATCGGCAGGCGCTTGGCCACAAAGCGGCCTACGACGAGTATCGCTGGATTCGCACCGCCCTCGCGGCCAGCATGCCGCTCGATCAATTCGCCCGCGCGGTCGTTACCGCCGAAGGGCCATTGAGCGAAAACCCACAGGGCTATCTCTTCAAAGCCGTACCGCAGCCAGGGCCAGCCGCGAGCGCAGTGTCGCAAGTGTTTCTCGGCGTGCGGATCGAATGTGCCCAGTGCCACCATCATCCGTACGATCGCTGGAGCCAGACCGATTACTTCGGCATGACGGCCTACTTTGCGCAGTTGCAGAATAAAAAGAGTCCCTTCGGCGAAATCCTCGTGGCCGCGGGCGATCCGCAAACGAAGCATCCTCGCACCGGCGAGGTGGTCACCGCTCATCCGCTCGGCCAGCCGATGCCCGAAAAGAATGTCGCCGGCGATCGGCGCGTCGAACTCGCGGCCTGGATGACCTCGCCCGACAATCCGTTCTTCGCGCGCAACCTGGCCAACCGCCTGTGGGCTCACATGCTCGGCCGCGGCTTGGTCGAGCCTGTTGATGATGTGCGAGCAACAAACCCGCCAAGCAATCCAGAACTCCTCACCGCGCTCGCAAAGCACTTGACCGAACAGAAATATGATCTGCGAGCGGCGCTAAAATCGATCGCCATGTCGCGCACTTATCAACAGTCGACCGCGACGAATCCGACGAACCTCCGCGATGAGCAAAATTACTCGCGAGCTTTGCTCAAGCGAATGGATGCGGAAGTTCTGCTTGATGCCCTCTGTCAAGCGACGGGCGTGGCCGAGCGCTACGAGGGAACGCCGCCGAACACCCGCGCCATCGAACTATGGGACAGTCAGGTAGATCACTACTTTTTGAAACTCTTCGGCCGACCGGTGCGGGTCACGGCCTGCGAATGCGAACGCGTGAGCGAGCCCAGCGTTTCGCAGGTGCTCCATTTGCTCAACTCGCAGCGAGTGCAAGAAAAGCTCGCGCACGAAGGGGGTTTGATCGCCCGCCTGGCTCAGCAGCAACCAGCCGACGACCGCCTGACGGAAGAGTTGTATCTGACGATCTTCTGCCGCCTGCCAACCAACACCGAAACCCAAACTGCCGTCGAATACCTTCGTTCCGCCAGACCTGTGCCCGGCAAGACTCCGCTCGATGCTCGCCGCACTGCAGCCGAAGACCTGGCGTGGACGATGTTAAATTCGCTGGAGTTTGTATTTAATCACTAG
- a CDS encoding DUF1501 domain-containing protein gives MTNRTFCDGLPRRDLLKIGLTGLFGSSLSIGNMLQAENIAKAANDRGLSVIYVFLKGGLSTIDTFDMKPNAPAEFRGEFNPRSTNVPGLQIADLLPKMAQQMDKVALLRGFGHKNSDHGPADHYMLTGYFPQAGFNPSLLPNNQRPSLGSIMAKTLGPQKASARAASPVPTYVCLPQMHNSAGAAYLGATCAPLSVDADPAAPDFAVPDLAPPLTLSADRLNARQQLLSKVDQFQQRAELEANSRAKTVDVFRQKAFDLIVSPQAKQAFNLHAENDKLRDEYGRNTLGQSCLMARRLVEAGVRCVTIEHSNWDTHDGNFKTLQRDLLPQFDPAVATLFRDLTDRRMLEKTLVIVTGEFGRTPRINKNAGRDHWGPSFTVLLGGGGVKGGRVIGASDDRAERPADQSHGPEDLFATISHLCGIDPEQEFLTPEGRPIKIVNSGKVIRSIL, from the coding sequence ATGACCAACCGCACCTTTTGTGATGGATTGCCCCGGCGCGACTTGCTCAAGATCGGCCTGACCGGGCTATTCGGCAGTTCACTCTCGATCGGGAACATGCTGCAGGCGGAGAACATCGCCAAGGCCGCGAACGATCGCGGCTTGAGCGTGATCTATGTCTTTCTCAAGGGTGGTTTGAGCACAATCGATACGTTCGACATGAAGCCGAACGCACCGGCGGAGTTTCGCGGCGAGTTCAACCCGCGGTCGACGAATGTTCCTGGCCTGCAAATCGCCGATCTGCTGCCGAAGATGGCCCAGCAGATGGACAAGGTCGCGCTGCTGCGCGGCTTCGGTCATAAGAACAGCGACCACGGGCCGGCTGACCATTACATGCTGACTGGTTACTTTCCGCAGGCAGGTTTTAATCCGAGTTTGCTGCCGAACAACCAACGACCATCGCTCGGTTCGATCATGGCGAAGACGCTCGGCCCGCAAAAGGCATCGGCCCGCGCGGCGAGCCCGGTGCCGACGTATGTTTGCTTGCCGCAAATGCATAATAGCGCCGGCGCGGCCTATCTCGGCGCAACGTGCGCTCCGCTCAGCGTCGATGCCGATCCGGCTGCTCCGGATTTTGCGGTTCCTGATCTCGCGCCGCCGCTGACGTTGTCGGCTGATCGTTTGAACGCGCGGCAGCAACTCCTATCTAAGGTCGATCAGTTTCAGCAGCGAGCCGAGCTCGAAGCTAATAGCCGGGCGAAGACCGTCGATGTCTTTCGGCAAAAGGCGTTCGATCTCATCGTCAGTCCGCAGGCCAAGCAGGCTTTCAATCTGCATGCGGAGAACGACAAGCTCCGCGATGAATACGGCCGCAATACGCTCGGCCAATCCTGCCTCATGGCCCGCCGCCTCGTTGAAGCCGGCGTTCGCTGCGTGACGATCGAGCACAGCAACTGGGATACACACGACGGTAACTTCAAAACGCTGCAGCGCGACCTGCTGCCGCAATTTGATCCCGCTGTCGCAACTCTGTTTCGCGATCTAACCGATCGCCGAATGCTCGAGAAAACGCTGGTGATCGTGACCGGCGAATTTGGCCGCACGCCGCGCATCAACAAGAACGCCGGCCGCGATCACTGGGGCCCCAGCTTCACCGTGCTGCTCGGTGGCGGCGGCGTGAAAGGCGGTCGAGTGATCGGCGCCAGCGACGACCGCGCCGAGCGCCCCGCCGATCAATCACACGGCCCGGAAGATCTCTTCGCCACCATCTCGCATCTCTGCGGCATCGATCCCGAGCAAGAGTTCCTCACACCCGAAGGCCGGCCGATCAAGATCGTGAACAGCGGCAAAGTGATTCGGTCGATCTTGTAG
- a CDS encoding Uma2 family endonuclease yields MGGGRVKFILMSTDLTTSNFSPTEGQFPAPAYPVYRFSIAEYLQMADSGLLAHADVELLDGIVVPKITRNSWHDATLGRVHLLLVTALLSKPWQARNQSAMVTNRGVPEPDIALVRGTHDDYLVQRPTSRDTGLVIEISDSTLKLDRQKAEIYADAGVPQYWIISAVDQCVEIYDQLQRDAAGQMVYGAKRIIRGSETVQLSLDGTLMATFAADQLVPPLPVQR; encoded by the coding sequence ATGGGTGGGGGTAGAGTAAAATTCATCTTAATGTCAACCGACCTCACCACTTCGAACTTCTCGCCTACCGAAGGGCAATTTCCGGCACCCGCGTATCCGGTCTATCGGTTCTCGATTGCCGAGTACCTGCAAATGGCCGATTCTGGCTTGCTCGCCCACGCAGACGTCGAACTCCTAGACGGAATCGTTGTTCCAAAGATCACGCGAAATTCCTGGCACGATGCGACGCTCGGACGAGTTCATTTACTGCTTGTCACTGCTCTCCTCAGCAAGCCCTGGCAAGCCAGAAATCAGTCGGCAATGGTTACGAATCGAGGCGTTCCTGAACCAGACATTGCCTTGGTGCGTGGTACGCACGACGATTACCTAGTGCAGCGTCCCACCAGTCGTGACACAGGCCTCGTCATCGAGATTTCCGATTCAACGCTGAAGTTGGATCGGCAAAAGGCAGAGATCTACGCGGATGCAGGCGTGCCTCAATATTGGATCATCAGTGCAGTTGACCAGTGCGTTGAGATCTACGACCAGTTGCAGCGAGATGCCGCGGGCCAGATGGTTTACGGCGCGAAGCGGATTATTCGCGGCTCTGAAACGGTGCAATTGTCTCTTGATGGGACGCTGATGGCTACGTTTGCCGCTGACCAGCTTGTACCGCCTTTGCCGGTTCAACGGTGA